One part of the Lotus japonicus ecotype B-129 chromosome 2, LjGifu_v1.2 genome encodes these proteins:
- the LOC130735487 gene encoding kunitz-type serine protease inhibitor DrTI-like encodes MTTSSSLLNLFFLLLTFTIKLKFAISGGTVKDIDGNVLNITSEYSILPSIENDGGVTVAKTGVKNQLLVVLSSSALPVTFKDSNSTKAILTDDIVSVNFTNIPKYNGSSSWIVIYDKSAKVPYVAVGSAKDYPSHQIKTGTFKIESIGALYKFIFCSDISNTSCKDVGVYHENGGIKRLALTGDALLIKFKKYSI; translated from the coding sequence ATGACGACAAGTTCTTCATTGCTTaacctcttcttccttctccttACCTTTACCATAAAACTGAAGTTTGCCATTAGTGGTGGTACTGTTAAAGACATAGACGGCAACGTTTTGAATATTACAAGCGAGTACTCTATCTTGCCGTCAATTGAAAATGATGGCGGAGTTACGGTTGCTAAAACTGGGGTGAAAAACCAACTACTTGTTGTTCTATCTAGCAGCGCCTTGCCAGTCACATTTAAAGACTCCAATTCAACAAAGGCCATCCTTACCGATGACATTGTATCGGTAAATTTCACCAACATTCCAAAATATAATGGTTCTTCTTCTTGGATTGTTATCTATGATAAATCGGCTAAAGTGCCATATGTAGCTGTCGGTAGTGCTAAAGATTACCCTAGTCACCAAATTAAGACGGGAACCTTCAAAATTGAGTCCATTGGTGCTCTCTACAAGTTTATTTTTTGTAGTGATATCAGTAACACATCTTGCAAAGATGTTGGGGTATATCACGAGAATGGTGGAATTAAACGTCTAGCTCTCACCGGAGACGCGTTGTTAATTAAGTTCAAAAAGTATAGCATATGA